A region of Mammaliicoccus sp. Dog046 DNA encodes the following proteins:
- the ilvD gene encoding dihydroxy-acid dehydratase, translated as MRSDMIKKGDQQAPARSLLHATGQIQSPTDMNKPFIAICNSYIDIVPGHVHLRELADIAKEAIREAGGIPFEFNTIGVDDGIAMGHIGMRYSLPSREVIADAAETVINAHWFDGVFYMPNCDKITPGMLLASVRTNVPAIFCSGGPMKAGLSATGKALTLSSMFEAVGTFKSGSMSKEEFLDMEQNACPTCGSCAGMFTANSMNCLMEVLGLALPYNGTAIAVGDERKELIRESAFKLMDLVKKDIKPKDIITKDAIDDAFALDMAMGGSTNTVLHTLALANEAGIEYDLNRVNDIAKRTPYLSKIAPSSSYSMHDVHEAGGVPSIIGELLTMDNVLHPDRITVSGKTLRENNQDREILNTDVIHKKENAFSETGGLSMLFGNIAPDGAAIKVGGVDPSIKKFVGKAICFSSHDEAVEAIDNHTVREGHVVVIRYEGPKGGPGMPEMLAPTSSIVGRGLGKDVALITDGRFSGATRGVAVGHISPEAAAGGPIGLIEDGDEIIIDLTERTLDVNVSEAELHARKQNIEPFKAKVKTGYLARYTALVTSANTGGILKVPDELI; from the coding sequence ATGAGAAGTGACATGATTAAAAAAGGTGATCAACAAGCGCCAGCAAGAAGTTTATTACATGCGACGGGACAAATCCAAAGCCCTACAGATATGAACAAGCCATTTATCGCAATTTGTAACTCTTATATTGATATCGTCCCTGGACATGTACATCTAAGAGAATTAGCAGATATTGCTAAAGAAGCTATTAGAGAAGCCGGCGGTATTCCATTTGAGTTTAATACAATCGGTGTCGATGATGGTATTGCAATGGGACACATTGGTATGCGCTACTCATTACCTAGTAGAGAAGTCATTGCAGATGCAGCTGAAACAGTAATCAATGCCCATTGGTTTGACGGTGTATTCTACATGCCAAACTGTGACAAGATTACTCCGGGAATGCTTTTAGCATCAGTTAGAACTAACGTACCTGCTATCTTCTGTTCAGGTGGTCCAATGAAAGCTGGATTATCTGCAACTGGTAAAGCATTAACACTTTCTTCTATGTTTGAAGCTGTTGGTACATTCAAAAGTGGTTCAATGTCAAAAGAAGAATTCTTAGATATGGAACAAAATGCTTGCCCTACTTGTGGTTCATGCGCTGGTATGTTTACAGCAAATTCAATGAATTGTCTTATGGAAGTATTAGGCTTAGCTCTTCCATATAACGGTACAGCAATCGCAGTCGGAGATGAAAGAAAAGAATTAATTCGCGAATCAGCATTTAAACTCATGGACTTAGTTAAAAAAGATATCAAGCCTAAAGATATTATTACTAAAGATGCTATCGATGATGCTTTCGCACTTGATATGGCAATGGGTGGTTCTACAAATACAGTTCTACACACATTAGCTTTAGCCAATGAAGCAGGTATCGAATACGATTTAAATAGAGTTAATGATATTGCGAAACGTACACCTTACCTATCAAAAATCGCGCCAAGTTCATCATATTCAATGCACGATGTTCATGAAGCTGGTGGTGTACCTTCTATTATCGGTGAATTACTTACTATGGATAATGTATTACACCCAGATCGTATTACTGTATCAGGTAAAACATTACGAGAAAATAATCAAGATAGAGAGATTTTAAATACTGATGTTATTCATAAGAAAGAAAATGCATTCTCAGAAACGGGCGGTTTATCCATGTTATTCGGAAATATTGCCCCAGACGGTGCAGCGATTAAAGTCGGTGGTGTAGATCCTTCAATTAAGAAATTTGTCGGTAAGGCCATTTGTTTCAGTTCTCATGATGAAGCTGTTGAAGCAATTGACAACCATACTGTACGTGAAGGACATGTCGTCGTTATACGTTATGAAGGTCCAAAAGGTGGTCCAGGAATGCCAGAAATGTTAGCACCTACTTCTTCAATCGTCGGTCGTGGATTAGGTAAAGATGTTGCCTTAATCACTGATGGCCGCTTCTCAGGTGCCACTCGTGGTGTAGCCGTTGGTCATATTTCACCAGAAGCTGCTGCTGGAGGTCCTATTGGTCTTATAGAAGATGGAGATGAAATCATCATTGATTTAACTGAACGTACATTAGACGTCAATGTTTCTGAAGCAGAATTACATGCTAGAAAACAAAACATTGAACCATTTAAAGCTAAAGTTAAAACGGGTTACCTTGCTAGATATACTGCCCTTGTTACAAGTGCAAATACAGGTGGCATTCTGAAAGTACCAGACGAACTAATTTAA
- the rimI gene encoding ribosomal protein S18-alanine N-acetyltransferase, with protein sequence MEKQSKEALEIREMTIDDVNQVYEIEKQSFDHSSWSLDAFYHELEKNEFAHYFVVSMNDRIIAYCGLWIVIDQAQITTISVDDAYRNNGVGQLLLEYVMNFASTTCTTMSLEVRIENEAARHVYEKAGFTYGGIRKNYYGDGEDAKVMWVSLNHV encoded by the coding sequence TTGGAAAAACAATCAAAAGAAGCATTAGAAATTCGAGAAATGACAATTGACGATGTAAACCAAGTCTATGAAATTGAAAAACAAAGTTTTGATCACAGTTCATGGTCACTGGACGCATTTTATCATGAGTTAGAGAAGAATGAATTTGCACATTACTTTGTAGTTTCAATGAATGATCGAATCATTGCATATTGTGGTTTATGGATTGTTATCGATCAAGCACAAATCACAACTATTTCAGTTGATGATGCATATAGAAATAATGGTGTCGGCCAATTGCTATTAGAATATGTAATGAATTTTGCGAGTACGACATGTACAACGATGAGTTTAGAAGTAAGAATTGAAAACGAAGCGGCAAGACATGTATATGAAAAAGCAGGGTTCACATATGGTGGTATAAGAAAGAATTATTACGGTGACGGAGAGGATGCAAAAGTAATGTGGGTGAGTTTAAATCATGTCTAA
- a CDS encoding glyoxalase/bleomycin resistance/extradiol dioxygenase family protein has product MVEVITYFNFKNSIEALKFYEEKLGATDIMRVAGNDELFKDAPPEFQMPESFTMNASFKILGKLFLCSDTWENKDIDNEGAQVCFQFDYNNEEDKAAIVDLFEKAKSAGCEMQMPLSEVEWSPMFGSFNDPFGVTWMANAVSE; this is encoded by the coding sequence ATGGTGGAAGTAATTACGTATTTTAATTTTAAAAATAGTATTGAAGCATTAAAGTTCTATGAAGAAAAGTTAGGTGCTACAGATATAATGAGAGTAGCAGGTAATGACGAACTATTTAAGGATGCACCACCTGAATTTCAAATGCCTGAGTCGTTTACGATGAATGCGAGCTTTAAAATATTAGGTAAATTATTCTTATGTAGTGATACATGGGAAAATAAAGATATTGATAACGAAGGCGCGCAAGTCTGTTTCCAATTTGATTATAATAATGAAGAGGATAAAGCAGCTATTGTTGATTTGTTTGAAAAAGCAAAATCAGCTGGTTGTGAAATGCAAATGCCATTATCAGAAGTAGAATGGTCACCAATGTTTGGCTCATTTAATGATCCATTTGGTGTGACTTGGATGGCAAACGCAGTATCTGAATAA
- a CDS encoding ABC-F family ATP-binding cassette domain-containing protein: MILLQINKLEKSFDGDIVFSDVDFEVKTGERIAIVGRNGAGKTTLMKIIAGVENYDTGNISKGKQVSMGYLTQQMTLDSNDTVMNEMRKPFEAVINIERKLQGLTTWMSDHAEDYNSHDYQEKLAQYESLSNQYESMDGYNYESKIKTVLTGLSFTEADFDRKIQSFSGGQKTRLSMARMLLSDPDLLLLDEPTNHLDMETTEWLENYLTHFKGAIVIISHDRYFLDKIVNQVYDVALGSVKKYVGNYSKFLKERDAHYEKVMAEYERQQSEIKKLETFVEKNITRASTSGMAKSRRKVLERMERIDKPRLDAKSAQIAFEINRATGEDVMKVNNLSIGYTNSITPPIHLDVKRHDRIAIIGPNGIGKSTLIQTIAQKLPALSGEVVYGTNLQIGYYDQKQAEFKSNLTVLDYVWNQYSHMPEKDIRTILGRFLFTQDEVKKIINDLSGGEKARLQLALLMLEKNNVLILDEPTNHLDIDSKEMLEQALKNYEGTLLFVSHDRYFINELANKIFHITAEGNESFNGDYQYYLEKLEQRLALSEYEQQSTENATSNNVDNLYTNQKQFKKEKRKIERQLEEVEQHISTYEKQIADYEHQLTLPEIFNDIDKSNEINQSRIDSETALEESMEKWEELERQLNEL; encoded by the coding sequence ATGATACTTTTACAAATAAATAAATTAGAAAAATCATTCGATGGTGACATTGTATTTTCTGATGTAGACTTCGAAGTCAAAACTGGCGAACGAATTGCTATCGTCGGAAGAAATGGCGCTGGCAAAACGACATTGATGAAAATTATTGCCGGTGTCGAAAATTACGATACTGGGAATATATCTAAAGGTAAACAGGTATCGATGGGATATTTAACGCAACAAATGACTTTAGATTCCAACGATACGGTTATGAATGAAATGAGAAAGCCTTTTGAAGCAGTAATCAATATAGAGAGAAAGCTGCAAGGTTTAACGACTTGGATGAGTGATCATGCAGAAGATTATAATAGTCATGATTATCAAGAAAAATTAGCGCAATACGAATCATTATCCAATCAATACGAATCAATGGATGGATATAATTATGAAAGTAAAATAAAAACTGTACTTACTGGTTTAAGTTTTACTGAAGCGGATTTTGATAGAAAGATCCAATCATTTAGCGGTGGTCAGAAAACAAGATTATCTATGGCACGCATGTTGTTAAGTGATCCTGATTTGCTACTACTGGATGAACCGACCAACCATTTAGATATGGAGACGACTGAATGGCTTGAAAACTATTTAACACATTTTAAAGGCGCGATCGTTATTATCAGTCATGATAGATACTTCTTAGATAAAATTGTAAATCAAGTCTACGATGTCGCATTAGGTTCAGTTAAAAAATATGTCGGCAATTATAGTAAATTCTTAAAAGAACGTGACGCACATTACGAAAAAGTAATGGCAGAATATGAAAGACAACAAAGTGAAATTAAAAAATTAGAAACTTTCGTTGAAAAAAATATTACACGTGCCTCAACAAGTGGCATGGCCAAAAGTAGACGTAAAGTGCTTGAAAGAATGGAAAGAATCGATAAACCTCGTTTAGATGCTAAAAGTGCACAAATTGCATTTGAAATCAATCGTGCAACTGGTGAAGATGTTATGAAAGTAAACAATTTATCAATCGGATACACAAATAGCATTACCCCACCAATCCATTTAGATGTTAAGCGACACGATAGAATTGCCATTATCGGTCCAAATGGTATTGGTAAATCGACATTGATTCAAACGATTGCACAAAAGCTACCAGCATTATCGGGTGAAGTCGTATATGGTACAAATCTACAAATTGGATACTACGACCAAAAACAAGCCGAGTTCAAATCAAACTTGACCGTCCTCGATTATGTTTGGAATCAGTATTCACATATGCCTGAAAAAGATATTAGAACTATTTTAGGTAGATTCTTGTTCACTCAAGATGAAGTTAAAAAGATAATCAACGATTTATCAGGTGGCGAAAAAGCAAGACTACAACTCGCATTATTAATGTTAGAAAAAAATAACGTCCTCATACTAGATGAACCGACCAACCATTTAGATATCGATTCTAAAGAAATGCTTGAACAAGCATTAAAAAATTATGAAGGTACCCTTCTGTTTGTGTCTCATGATCGTTATTTTATCAATGAACTTGCTAATAAAATATTCCATATCACAGCTGAAGGTAATGAATCGTTCAATGGTGATTATCAATATTATTTAGAAAAGTTAGAACAACGACTTGCCCTTAGCGAATATGAACAACAATCTACAGAAAATGCGACATCAAATAATGTAGATAATTTATATACAAATCAAAAGCAATTCAAAAAAGAAAAAAGAAAAATAGAACGTCAACTTGAAGAAGTTGAACAACATATATCAACGTATGAAAAACAAATTGCTGATTATGAACATCAACTTACCTTGCCAGAAATATTTAACGATATAGATAAGAGTAATGAAATCAATCAATCTAGAATTGATTCAGAAACTGCACTTGAAGAAAGCATGGAAAAATGGGAAGAACTAGAACGTCAATTAAACGAATTATAG
- a CDS encoding YeeE/YedE family protein yields the protein MIWMIISGLIVGILLGFVMQRTRFCLTGGFRDMYVQKNNKMFYALLIAITVQSIGLFTLVGLGVIKLEASTFPLIGTIIGSFVFGIGIILAGGCATGTWYRAGEGLIGSWIALVLYGVTAAIMKSGPLNPLQESINSYTVMNASMSETLNVPVWILIGILVIVTVYFVTKTLKKPKVAIPQLKQKYTGIRHMLFEKRYHPFVAAIAVGVIALIAWPMSASTGRIAGLGITTPSANIVQYLVTGDVSLLNWGVFLVLGIFVGSYIAAKGSREFKWRMPDTKTIRNSVIGGACMGIGASLAGGCSIGNGLVSTAMMSWQGWIALPSMIFGAWFMSYFIFIRPRKVRQAKTQVTTQSI from the coding sequence GTGATTTGGATGATTATAAGTGGACTGATTGTCGGAATTCTACTTGGCTTCGTTATGCAAAGAACACGTTTTTGTTTAACTGGCGGATTTAGAGATATGTACGTACAAAAAAATAATAAAATGTTTTATGCACTTTTAATTGCTATTACTGTACAAAGTATAGGTCTATTTACGTTAGTTGGTTTAGGTGTGATTAAATTAGAAGCATCTACATTTCCACTTATCGGGACAATAATTGGTTCATTTGTATTTGGAATCGGGATTATTTTAGCCGGTGGTTGTGCTACGGGAACTTGGTACAGAGCTGGTGAAGGATTGATTGGTAGCTGGATTGCACTTGTATTATATGGTGTGACTGCAGCAATTATGAAGTCAGGACCGTTAAACCCGTTACAAGAAAGTATAAATTCATATACTGTAATGAATGCAAGTATGTCAGAAACATTAAATGTTCCTGTGTGGATATTAATCGGGATTTTAGTTATCGTGACTGTATATTTTGTAACGAAAACTTTGAAAAAACCTAAAGTGGCAATACCTCAATTAAAACAAAAATATACAGGTATTCGTCATATGTTATTTGAAAAGAGATATCATCCATTTGTTGCAGCAATCGCGGTAGGTGTCATTGCATTAATTGCTTGGCCAATGAGTGCTTCAACTGGAAGAATTGCAGGACTAGGAATAACAACACCTTCAGCAAATATCGTTCAATATTTAGTAACTGGAGATGTGTCTTTACTCAACTGGGGTGTATTCTTAGTATTAGGTATTTTTGTAGGTTCTTATATTGCAGCTAAAGGATCACGTGAATTCAAATGGCGTATGCCAGATACGAAAACGATCCGAAACAGTGTTATCGGTGGTGCTTGTATGGGTATAGGTGCATCATTAGCAGGAGGATGTTCAATTGGTAATGGACTTGTATCAACTGCAATGATGAGTTGGCAAGGTTGGATTGCGTTGCCATCAATGATATTTGGTGCTTGGTTTATGAGTTACTTTATCTTTATTAGACCAAGAAAAGTAAGACAAGCAAAAACACAAGTCACTACACAAAGTATTTAA
- the tsaD gene encoding tRNA (adenosine(37)-N6)-threonylcarbamoyltransferase complex transferase subunit TsaD, with the protein MSKSIILSIETSCDETAASVIKDGTEILSNEVVTQMMTHKKFGGVVPEVASRQHVEVMTYVIDEALKNANMTMDDIDAVAVTEGPGLIGALLVGVASAKALAFSYNKPLIPVHHIAGHIYANHLVKPLSFPLMALIVSGGHTELIYMKNHLDFEIIGETRDDAVGEAYDKVARTIGLSYPGGPEVDRLAHIGQDTLKFPRVWLEKGSYDFSFSGLKSAVINTLHNKKQKNEAIIKEDVATSFQNSVVEVLVGKTIAAVQEYDVDQLIVAGGVAANKGLRAALESETERLNINLSIPPLNLCTDNAAMIGSVAHFLYEEGRFADMKLNGKSSIDIENL; encoded by the coding sequence ATGTCTAAATCTATAATTTTAAGTATTGAAACAAGTTGTGATGAGACAGCAGCAAGTGTTATTAAAGATGGAACAGAGATTTTAAGTAATGAAGTCGTTACACAAATGATGACTCATAAAAAATTTGGTGGCGTTGTTCCAGAAGTAGCAAGTAGACAACATGTTGAAGTGATGACATATGTGATAGATGAAGCTTTAAAAAATGCAAACATGACAATGGATGATATAGATGCCGTTGCTGTGACTGAAGGACCAGGATTAATTGGTGCTTTATTGGTCGGTGTAGCAAGTGCGAAGGCGTTGGCTTTTAGTTATAATAAACCACTGATTCCTGTTCATCATATTGCTGGTCATATTTATGCAAATCATCTTGTTAAACCACTATCATTTCCATTAATGGCACTTATCGTTTCCGGTGGACATACAGAATTGATTTATATGAAAAATCATTTAGACTTCGAAATTATTGGTGAAACACGAGATGACGCAGTAGGGGAAGCGTATGATAAAGTTGCAAGAACAATTGGATTATCATATCCTGGTGGACCAGAAGTTGATCGACTTGCACATATTGGCCAAGACACTTTAAAATTCCCAAGAGTATGGTTAGAAAAAGGAAGTTATGACTTTAGTTTTAGTGGACTAAAAAGTGCTGTTATCAATACATTGCATAACAAAAAACAGAAAAACGAAGCAATCATTAAAGAAGATGTTGCTACAAGTTTTCAAAATAGTGTCGTTGAAGTATTGGTAGGTAAGACAATCGCAGCAGTTCAAGAATATGATGTAGATCAACTTATAGTAGCAGGTGGCGTTGCTGCAAATAAAGGATTGCGAGCAGCTTTAGAATCAGAAACTGAACGTCTTAATATTAATTTAAGTATACCGCCGTTAAATCTTTGCACAGATAATGCAGCAATGATTGGTTCTGTAGCACATTTCTTATATGAAGAAGGACGCTTTGCTGATATGAAACTAAACGGTAAAAGTTCAATCGATATTGAAAACCTCTAA
- the tsaE gene encoding tRNA (adenosine(37)-N6)-threonylcarbamoyltransferase complex ATPase subunit type 1 TsaE — protein sequence MIQVESLETTKRIAEKLAQVVSENDVILLNGDLGAGKTTFSQYFGKALGVKRTINSPTFNIIKSYKGRLPFHHMDCYRLEHSDEDLGFDEYFNSDAVTLIEWSTFIQDYLPEERLEINIKYIEENKRVFEIKSVGQHYNQLKEVLKDDDATD from the coding sequence ATTATACAAGTTGAATCACTAGAAACGACGAAAAGAATTGCCGAAAAACTTGCCCAAGTCGTAAGTGAGAATGATGTTATATTATTAAATGGTGATTTAGGTGCTGGAAAGACAACATTTAGCCAATATTTTGGAAAGGCATTAGGAGTTAAACGAACGATTAACTCACCAACCTTTAATATCATTAAATCATATAAAGGCAGATTGCCATTCCACCATATGGATTGTTATCGATTAGAACATAGTGATGAGGATTTAGGTTTTGATGAATACTTTAATTCAGATGCGGTAACGTTAATTGAATGGAGTACATTTATTCAAGACTATTTACCAGAGGAACGTTTAGAAATTAACATTAAATATATAGAAGAAAATAAAAGAGTGTTTGAAATTAAGTCAGTTGGACAACATTATAATCAATTAAAGGAAGTGTTAAAAGATGACGACGCTACTGATTGA
- a CDS encoding sulfurtransferase TusA family protein translates to MVHELGTVGMVCPFPLIEAQNKMDELAIGDQLKIDFDCTQATEALPNWAADNGYPVTNYEQLGDASWTITVEKQ, encoded by the coding sequence ATGGTACATGAATTAGGAACTGTTGGAATGGTTTGTCCATTTCCATTAATAGAAGCACAAAATAAAATGGACGAATTAGCTATAGGTGATCAATTGAAAATTGATTTCGACTGTACACAAGCGACAGAAGCTTTACCAAATTGGGCAGCGGATAATGGTTATCCTGTAACAAATTATGAACAACTTGGTGACGCTTCATGGACGATTACTGTAGAGAAACAATAA
- a CDS encoding twin-arginine translocase TatA/TatE family subunit, with translation MEALVFVNTLGISGPVSLLFIGVVALIIFGPKKLPQFGRAMGSTLKEFKDATDGMTNFDEKNSKPEESKDKEVK, from the coding sequence ATGGAAGCTTTAGTTTTTGTGAATACGCTTGGTATTTCTGGACCAGTTAGTTTGTTATTTATAGGGGTTGTTGCATTAATTATATTTGGACCAAAGAAATTACCTCAATTTGGTAGAGCGATGGGTTCAACTTTGAAAGAATTTAAAGATGCTACAGATGGGATGACAAACTTTGATGAGAAGAATAGTAAACCAGAAGAAAGCAAAGATAAAGAAGTTAAATAG
- a CDS encoding redox-sensing transcriptional repressor Rex, whose translation MAKNDVKIPKATLKRLPLYYRFVSTLHNSGVDRVSSKELSEGLKIDSATIRRDFSYFGELGKKGYGYNISYLLKFFRTTLEQDDMTKVAIVGVGNLGTALVNYNFTVNDRMQIVAAFDQSEDIVGKMVGKLNVDSMDDFEKILEDLGIEVVILTVPQRVAQTVANRITSAGITGILNFTPQRINVPDKVQVHHIDLGIELQSLIFFMKNQ comes from the coding sequence TTGGCAAAGAATGATGTGAAGATCCCTAAAGCAACTTTGAAACGTTTGCCATTGTATTATAGATTTGTGAGTACGTTGCATAATTCTGGAGTAGATCGTGTATCTTCAAAAGAATTAAGTGAAGGTCTTAAAATTGATTCAGCTACAATACGACGTGATTTTTCCTATTTCGGTGAATTAGGGAAAAAGGGCTACGGTTATAACATTAGCTATTTATTGAAGTTCTTCAGAACGACACTTGAGCAAGATGATATGACAAAAGTCGCAATCGTTGGTGTAGGTAATTTAGGTACGGCACTCGTGAATTATAACTTTACAGTTAATGATAGAATGCAGATTGTTGCAGCGTTTGATCAATCTGAAGATATCGTTGGGAAAATGGTCGGGAAATTAAATGTAGATAGTATGGATGACTTCGAGAAGATACTTGAAGATTTAGGTATAGAAGTGGTAATCTTAACAGTACCACAACGTGTTGCACAAACCGTTGCAAATCGTATAACTTCTGCAGGAATAACTGGAATATTGAATTTTACACCTCAAAGAATAAATGTACCTGATAAAGTACAGGTTCATCATATAGATTTAGGAATTGAATTACAATCTTTAATCTTCTTTATGAAGAATCAATAG
- the tatC gene encoding twin-arginine translocase subunit TatC gives MNKDNLTIVEHLEELRGRMMIVAYFLIGGLLIGFFLAKPTIYYITNDDFTQTLELNAFRITDPLTIYIAMIIIIAFIIVSPVILYQLWAFISPGLHPKEQKVTLSYIPFSLILFICGLLFSYFIIFPYLISFTMNLADDMGIKQTIGIKEYFSELFKFTIPFGFVFQLPILLLFLTRLGIVTPMFLKKNRKYAYFILLVVAALIAPPDFMTHMLFTIPMILLYEVSILISKIGYKKYLKAEQKLMEEELGMDVEETTDQK, from the coding sequence TTGAATAAGGACAATTTAACTATTGTTGAACATTTGGAAGAATTACGTGGACGAATGATGATCGTTGCTTACTTTCTAATAGGTGGGTTGTTAATTGGTTTCTTCCTTGCGAAGCCAACCATATACTATATAACAAACGATGACTTTACCCAAACATTAGAATTAAATGCATTTAGAATAACCGATCCACTTACAATATACATAGCAATGATTATTATCATCGCATTTATAATTGTATCTCCAGTAATTTTATATCAACTTTGGGCTTTCATTTCTCCTGGATTACATCCTAAAGAGCAGAAAGTGACGTTAAGTTATATCCCGTTTAGTTTGATATTATTTATTTGCGGCTTGTTGTTTTCATACTTTATTATATTTCCGTATTTAATATCTTTTACAATGAACTTAGCGGATGATATGGGAATTAAACAGACAATAGGGATTAAAGAGTATTTTAGTGAATTATTTAAATTTACAATACCATTCGGATTTGTATTCCAATTACCAATCTTGTTATTATTTTTAACAAGGTTAGGCATCGTGACACCGATGTTTCTAAAGAAAAATAGAAAATACGCATACTTCATATTATTAGTAGTCGCAGCATTAATCGCACCACCAGATTTTATGACGCATATGTTGTTTACGATTCCGATGATATTATTGTACGAAGTTAGTATTTTAATTTCGAAAATAGGCTATAAGAAATATTTAAAAGCTGAACAGAAATTAATGGAAGAAGAACTTGGAATGGATGTAGAAGAAACAACAGATCAAAAATAA
- the tsaB gene encoding tRNA (adenosine(37)-N6)-threonylcarbamoyltransferase complex dimerization subunit type 1 TsaB, with protein MTTLLIDTSNQPLAVSLVKDKEVLLNYQSNIKKNHSLQLMPVIESMMNEAGIQPSDLQEIVVANGPGSYTGLRIGITTVKTLAYALNIPIYEVSSLKALAHTVSNDDKWIVPIFDARREFVFTGIYQYQASKLIEMKEDCYISIQELKEILNEHQQDYVFVGVDALKLAEKLEGPIVSNLPDASLMFDLKESPVSNVHELKPRYLKLSEAEQNWKNNQKKH; from the coding sequence ATGACGACGCTACTGATTGATACTTCAAACCAACCATTAGCTGTATCACTTGTTAAAGATAAAGAAGTACTATTAAACTATCAATCAAATATTAAAAAGAATCATTCATTACAATTGATGCCAGTTATTGAATCAATGATGAATGAAGCTGGTATCCAACCTAGTGATTTACAAGAAATTGTTGTTGCAAATGGACCAGGGTCTTATACAGGATTACGTATTGGCATTACTACAGTAAAGACATTAGCTTATGCGCTTAATATTCCTATTTATGAAGTGTCATCACTTAAAGCACTTGCACATACTGTTTCTAATGATGATAAATGGATTGTTCCTATATTTGATGCGAGACGAGAATTTGTGTTTACAGGCATTTATCAATATCAAGCATCAAAGTTAATAGAAATGAAGGAAGATTGCTATATCTCAATACAAGAACTTAAAGAAATTTTAAATGAGCATCAGCAAGATTACGTATTTGTAGGTGTAGATGCATTAAAATTAGCAGAAAAGTTAGAAGGACCTATCGTATCAAACTTACCAGATGCTTCACTCATGTTTGATTTGAAAGAAAGTCCGGTGTCTAATGTACATGAATTAAAACCACGATATTTAAAATTATCAGAGGCGGAACAAAATTGGAAAAACAATCAAAAGAAGCATTAG